One Ovis aries strain OAR_USU_Benz2616 breed Rambouillet chromosome 4, ARS-UI_Ramb_v3.0, whole genome shotgun sequence DNA window includes the following coding sequences:
- the ZC3HC1 gene encoding zinc finger C3HC-type protein 1 has translation MAAPSEGTAFAAGVEKNWGAVVRSPEGTPQKVRQLIDEGIAPEEGGAEAKDTSATFQSVNGSPQAEEPPLESTSKEAFFSRVETYSSLKWAGKPSELSPLVCAKYGWVTVECDMLKCSSCQAFLCATLQPAFDFDRYKERCAELKKALCTAHEKFCFWPDSPSPDRFGMLPLDEPTVLVSEFLDRFQSLCHLDLQLPSLRPEDLKTMCLTEDKISLLLHLLEDELDHQTDERKTATKLGSDIQVHVTACILSVCGWACSSLLEPMQLSLITCSQCMRKVGLWGFQQIESSMTDLDASLGLTSSPVPGSEGRPERSPLVPESPRRMVTRSQDTIFSPGSEQAEKSPGPIVSRTRSGDSSSPVDRPEPEAAGPATRTRPVTRSMGTGDSAGLEVPSSPLRKAKRARLCSSSSLDASSRSFFDPTSQHRDWCPWVNITLSKETRENGGTEVDASTPAEPGWKAVLNILLAHKQSNQPAETDSTSLSEKSRKVFRIFRQWESLCSS, from the exons ATGGCGGCGCCCAGTGAGGGGACTGCCTTTGCTGCGGGGGTCGAAAAGAATTGGGGTGCGGTTGTTCGCTCTCCAGAAGGGACTCCCCAGAAAGTCCGGCAGCTGATAGATGAGGGAATTGCCCCAGAAGAGGGAGGCGCCGAAGC GAAGGACACATCTGCCACATTCCAGTCAGTTAATGGATCACCCCAAGCAGAAGAACCTCCGTTGGAATCTACAAGCAAAGAAGCCTTCTTTAGCAGAGTGGAAACGTATTCT TCTCTGAAATGGGCAGGCAAGCCCTCTGAGCTGTCTCCACTGGTCTGTGCAAAATACGGCTGGGTCACAGTTGAGTGTGATATGCTGAAGTGCTCCAGCTGTCAGGCTTTCCTCTGTGCCACTTTACAACCAGCTTTTGATTTTGACAGAT ATAAGGAACGATGTGCTGAGCTGAAGAAAGCCTTATGTACTGCCCATGAGAAGTTCTGTTTCTGGCCAGACAGCCCCTCTCCAG ATCGATTTGGGATGTTGCCATTGGATGAGCCCACTGTTCTTGTTAGTGAATTCCTAGATCGTTTTCAAAGCCTTTGTCACTTGGACCTCCAGCTTCCTTCCTTGAGGCCAGAGGACTTAAAAACTATG TGCTTGACAGAAGACAAGATCAGTCTTCTCCTGCACCTGCTTGAAGATGAACTGGATCACCAGACCGATGAGAGAAAAACTGCAACAAAATTAGGCTCAGACATCCAAGTGCATGTCACTGCCTGTATTCTCTCCGTGTGTGGCTGGGCGTGTAG ttcTTTGTTGGAACCCATGCAGCTCTCCCTGATAACTTGTTCACAGTGTATGAGGAAGGTGGGGCTCTGGGGCTTCCAGCAGATTGAGTCATCCATGACCGACCTGGACGCTTCCTTGGGCCTGACCAGCTCCCCTGTCCCGGGATCTGAGGGCCGGCCAGAGCGCTCCCCTCTGGTGCCTGAGTCTCCTCGCAGGATGGTGACTCGGAGCCAGGACACCATCTTTTCCCCAGGCTCAGAGCAG GCTGAAAAGAGCCCAGGTCCCATCGTCTCTAGAACTCGGAGTGGGGACTCCTCCAGTCCTGTGGACCGTCCCGAGCCGGAGGCTGCTGGCCCCGCCACCAGAACCCGCCCAGTGACCCGAAGTATGGGAACAGGAGACAGCGCCGGCCTGGAAGTGCCATCTAGTCCTCTTCGAAAAGCCAAACGGGCTCGCCTCTGCTCTTCCAGCAGCTTG gACGCCTCTTCCCGAAGCTTCTTTGATCCCACGTCTCAGCACAGAGACTGGTGCCCTTGGGTAAACATCACACTCAGCAAAGAAACCAGGGAGAATGGTGGCACGGAGGTGGATGCCAGCACTCCGGCAGAGCCAGGCTGGAAGGCAGTGCTGAACATCCTCTTGGCCCACAAACAGTCTAACCAGCCCGCTGAAACCGACTCCACG